Proteins co-encoded in one Pongo pygmaeus isolate AG05252 chromosome 23, NHGRI_mPonPyg2-v2.0_pri, whole genome shotgun sequence genomic window:
- the LOC129022949 gene encoding glutathione hydrolase 5 proenzyme yields the protein MPSPARRLGGFNFSAESVARPEGRVNVYHHLVEMLKFARGQRWRLRDPRSHPKLQNASRDLLGETLAQLIHQQIDGQGDHQLSHYSLAEAWGHGTGTSHVSVLGEDGSAVAATSTINTPFGAMVYSPRTGIILNNELLDLCERCPRGSGTTPSPVSGDRVGGAPRRCWPPVPGEPSPSSVVPSILINKAQGLKLVIGRAGGELIISAVAQAIMNKLWLGFDLRAAIAAPILHVDSKGCVEYEPSFSQVRLRSELDA from the exons ATGCCAAGCCCTGCTCGGAGATTGGGAG GGTTCAACTTCTCAGCAGAGTCTGTGGCCAGGCCTGAAGGGAGGGTGAACGTGTACCACCACCTTGTGGAGATGCTCAAGTTTGCCAGGGGGCAGAGGTGGAGGCTGAGGGACCCTCGAAGCCACCCAAAGCTCCAG AATGCCTCCCGGGACCTGCTGGGGGAGACCCTGGCCCAGCTCATCCACCAACAGATCGATGGCCAGGGGGACCACCAGCTCAGCCACTACAGCTTGGCCGAGGCCTGGGGCCACGGGACAGGCACATCCCATGTGTCTGTGCTGGGGGAGGATGGCAGCGCCGTGGCTGCCACCAGCACCATCAACACACC CTTTGGAGCGATGGTGTATTCACCACGGACAGGCATCATCCTCAACAATGAGCTCCTGGATTTATGCGAGCGATGCCCCCGGGGTTCCGGCACCACCCCCTCACCTG TGAGTGGAGACAGGGTGGGTGGAGCTCCCAGAAGGTGCTGGCCCCCAGTTCCAGGCGAGCCTTCCCCGTCCTCCGTGGTGCCCTCCATCTTGATCAACAAAGCCCAGGGGTTGAAGCTAGTGATTGGCAGGGCTGGTGGGGAGCTCATCATCTCTGCCGTGGCCCAG GCCATCATGAACAAGCTGTGGCTTGGCTTTGACCTGAGAGCGGCCATCGCAGCCCCCATCCTGCACGTCGACAGCAAGGGCTGTGTGGAGTACGAGCCCAGCTTCAGCCAGGTGAGGCTGAGGTCCGAGCTGGATGCCTAG